The following proteins are encoded in a genomic region of Terriglobia bacterium:
- a CDS encoding cytochrome c, producing MRHRSLLLLFALPILLGVQGCHKAAAPAKPDPLRNAYDVEVDANDPTHLIPLSYQQAQGKRVFYADCVWCHADATPAGPSNRSNLTPVPPLMNDGATLNGVTDEFMQSIITLGGSAMGKSAMMPPWGRTLSPDEVKAVIAYTRAIAQPAYQPPARAASPYSRETGPGPATK from the coding sequence ATGAGACACCGCAGCTTGCTGCTCCTCTTCGCGCTTCCGATCCTGCTCGGTGTTCAGGGCTGCCATAAGGCGGCCGCGCCGGCGAAGCCGGACCCGCTGCGCAACGCCTACGACGTGGAAGTGGACGCCAATGATCCCACGCACCTGATCCCGCTCAGCTACCAGCAGGCCCAGGGCAAGCGCGTCTTCTACGCGGATTGCGTGTGGTGCCACGCCGATGCCACTCCGGCCGGGCCGTCCAACCGCAGCAACCTCACTCCCGTACCGCCGCTGATGAACGACGGCGCTACGCTGAACGGGGTCACCGACGAGTTCATGCAGAGCATCATCACACTGGGTGGGAGCGCCATGGGCAAGTCTGCTATGATGCCTCCCTGGGGCCGGACGCTTTCCCCGGACGAAGTCAAAGCGGTGATCGCCTATACCCGGGCCATTGCACAGCCGGCGTATCAGCCACCGGCGCGGGCGGCGTCACCCTACTCGAGGGAAACGGGACCCGGGCCCGCGACGAAATGA
- a CDS encoding Rrf2 family transcriptional regulator, with protein sequence MNGLPITVRYAIKILIFLALTAGHSISASELARLTRIPHSQVAKVLHALRWGGLTRSRRGLHGGYELRMNPEEIRVEQVMKLFLPVEEEPQPDAADDPFLQVWTETEARSQQEWKQLTIAELSRRMPPHAADWDKLTAGRQL encoded by the coding sequence TTGAACGGATTGCCCATTACGGTTCGTTATGCGATCAAGATTTTAATCTTTCTTGCGCTCACGGCCGGACATTCGATTTCCGCAAGTGAATTGGCCCGGCTCACCCGCATTCCCCATTCCCAGGTGGCAAAGGTTCTGCATGCCCTGCGTTGGGGGGGACTGACCCGGTCGCGCCGCGGCTTGCACGGCGGCTACGAGCTCCGGATGAACCCGGAAGAGATTCGCGTGGAACAAGTTATGAAGCTCTTTCTCCCCGTGGAGGAGGAGCCCCAGCCGGATGCTGCGGATGATCCGTTCCTGCAGGTCTGGACGGAGACCGAAGCCCGCTCGCAGCAGGAATGGAAGCAGTTGACGATTGCGGAACTCAGCCGGCGCATGCCACCGCACGCGGCGGATTGGGACAAGCTGACCGCGGGCAGGCAATTGTGA
- a CDS encoding thiolase family protein, whose translation MGKGSGGLFCAYEDVWLLDGVRTPFADYTGVLGLVSPIDLGIKAARGVFEHSGILAADVDSVIAGSVAQASFDAYVLPRHIGLYSGVPIDRPAHLVQRVCGTGMEAISQAADSITLKKIDLALCVGAESMSRNPIAAYTHRGGFRMGQVEFKDFLWEALLDPAPGFTMGQTAEEIAPLYKISREDVDRFAELSFARALAAQKNGFLAGEIVPVVNEKFELQDHNPRGIQLPRGVESLAADTHIRATTYETLAKIRPAFGGVQTGGNSSAIVDGAAAALVGSGAYAKSRSLTPLARVVAVAVVGVPPKTMVLGPAPAIRKLLEGVGLALHAVDRFDINEAFAAQIIGVERELQLDRSKLNVNGGAIAIGHPLAATGVRLAITLSRELRRSKLRYGIVSACIGGGQGMAVLLENPR comes from the coding sequence ATGGGAAAGGGAAGCGGCGGTCTTTTCTGCGCCTACGAGGATGTCTGGCTGCTGGACGGGGTTCGCACGCCCTTTGCGGACTACACCGGCGTGCTGGGCCTGGTTTCTCCGATTGACCTCGGCATCAAAGCGGCCCGCGGGGTTTTCGAACACAGTGGAATTCTGGCTGCCGATGTGGACTCGGTCATCGCCGGAAGCGTGGCCCAGGCGAGTTTCGACGCCTATGTCCTGCCTCGGCACATCGGCCTGTACTCCGGCGTGCCCATCGATCGCCCGGCGCACCTGGTGCAGCGTGTCTGCGGCACCGGCATGGAGGCCATCAGCCAGGCCGCCGACTCCATCACCCTGAAGAAGATCGATCTCGCCCTCTGCGTCGGCGCGGAATCCATGAGCCGCAATCCCATTGCCGCTTACACCCATCGCGGCGGGTTTCGCATGGGCCAGGTCGAGTTCAAGGACTTCCTCTGGGAAGCGCTGCTGGACCCCGCTCCGGGTTTCACCATGGGCCAGACGGCCGAAGAGATTGCGCCCCTGTACAAGATCAGCCGCGAGGACGTGGACCGCTTCGCCGAGTTGAGCTTCGCCCGCGCCCTCGCAGCTCAGAAGAACGGCTTCCTGGCTGGCGAAATCGTGCCGGTGGTCAACGAAAAATTTGAGCTGCAGGACCATAACCCCCGCGGCATCCAACTGCCCAGGGGCGTGGAAAGCCTGGCCGCGGACACCCACATCCGCGCGACCACCTATGAGACCCTGGCCAAAATCCGCCCGGCCTTCGGCGGTGTGCAGACCGGCGGAAACAGCTCGGCGATCGTAGATGGCGCCGCGGCGGCTCTGGTCGGCTCCGGCGCCTACGCGAAATCGCGCTCGCTCACTCCGCTGGCGCGCGTGGTGGCCGTGGCAGTCGTGGGCGTGCCGCCCAAAACCATGGTTTTGGGGCCCGCCCCTGCCATTCGCAAACTCCTCGAAGGCGTGGGGCTCGCGCTGCATGCCGTGGACCGCTTCGATATTAACGAGGCGTTCGCCGCGCAGATCATCGGCGTCGAGCGCGAGCTGCAGCTTGACCGCAGCAAGCTGAACGTCAACGGCGGCGCGATCGCCATCGGCCATCCTCTGGCCGCGACTGGCGTACGCCTCGCCATCACTCTTTCCCGCGAGCTGCGCCGTTCCAAGCTGCGCTACGGCATTGTCTCCGCCTGTATCGGCGGCGGGCAGGGCATGGCGGTGCTGCTCGAAAATCCACGGTAA
- a CDS encoding acyl-CoA thioesterase, whose amino-acid sequence MLINRKEIYIEFGDCDPGGIVYFPRYLEYGDACTNALFARAGLHKAQMVKTYGIAGIPMVESRARFLLPSQFGDTVLVESCVAEWGRSSFSVHHKLFKDGVLAVELFEKRVWVARTAESAEGPVRFKAQVIPQEVKEKFSGKPHTGRK is encoded by the coding sequence ATGCTGATCAACCGCAAGGAGATCTATATCGAGTTTGGCGATTGCGATCCCGGAGGCATCGTCTATTTCCCCCGCTATCTGGAATATGGGGATGCCTGCACCAATGCCTTGTTTGCTCGCGCCGGCCTGCACAAAGCGCAGATGGTCAAGACCTACGGCATTGCCGGCATCCCCATGGTCGAATCCCGCGCGCGCTTCCTGCTGCCCTCGCAATTCGGCGATACCGTCCTTGTCGAGTCCTGTGTCGCGGAATGGGGTCGCAGTAGCTTCTCCGTTCATCACAAGCTTTTCAAGGACGGCGTTTTGGCCGTCGAACTCTTCGAAAAGCGCGTGTGGGTCGCGCGCACCGCGGAATCGGCGGAGGGCCCGGTGCGCTTCAAGGCGCAAGTCATTCCGCAGGAAGTAAAGGAAAAATTCTCAGGCAAGCCTCATACCGGCCGGAAGTGA
- a CDS encoding cytochrome b N-terminal domain-containing protein, with translation MATTLQSSLERLRATRVWKSIFRRGPALTNRSRSQAVFGNLFLHWLPVKVREKALRVRASYYLGSISFLLFLALTVSGILLMFYYHPAVPQAYQDMKDLRFVVSNGVFLRNVHRLAAHLMVLLVFWHMFHVFYRGGYKPPHEFNWVVGVILLLVTLFLSYTGYLLPWDQLAFWAITVGSNIISAMPFVGSKMRFTLLGGHVVGENALLRFYVLHVVVLPLVAFFFIGVHFWRVQKDGGLTVRSKNDGKE, from the coding sequence ATGGCCACGACGTTGCAATCCTCTCTCGAGCGGCTCCGCGCGACGCGGGTCTGGAAGTCCATATTCCGGCGCGGTCCGGCGCTGACCAACCGCTCGCGCAGCCAAGCGGTCTTCGGCAACCTGTTCCTGCACTGGCTGCCGGTGAAGGTGCGCGAGAAGGCGCTGCGGGTGCGCGCTTCCTACTACCTGGGATCCATCTCGTTTCTGCTGTTCCTCGCCCTGACGGTCTCCGGTATTCTCCTGATGTTCTATTACCACCCGGCGGTGCCGCAGGCCTACCAGGACATGAAGGACCTGCGCTTTGTGGTTTCCAACGGGGTCTTCCTGCGCAACGTGCACCGGCTGGCGGCGCACCTGATGGTGCTGCTGGTCTTCTGGCATATGTTCCACGTCTTCTACCGCGGGGGGTACAAGCCGCCGCATGAGTTCAACTGGGTGGTGGGAGTGATTCTGCTGCTGGTGACGCTGTTCCTGAGCTACACGGGCTATCTGCTGCCGTGGGACCAACTGGCGTTCTGGGCGATCACGGTGGGCAGCAACATCATTTCGGCGATGCCATTCGTAGGCAGCAAGATGCGGTTCACATTGCTGGGCGGACACGTGGTGGGAGAAAACGCGCTGCTGCGCTTCTACGTGCTGCACGTCGTGGTGCTGCCGCTGGTCGCGTTTTTCTTCATCGGGGTCCATTTCTGGCGGGTGCAAAAAGACGGCGGTCTAACGGTACGGTCCAAAAATGACGGAAAAGAATAA
- a CDS encoding 4-hydroxybenzoate 3-monooxygenase: MRTQVGIIGAGPSGLLLSQWLHLQGIESVILENRGRDYCENRIRAGVLEHDVADLLVHLGAGERMKREGLVHAGIYLRFRGRDHRINFVELTGGKTITVYSQHDIVKDLIAARLHAGGKIFFEVQDVSVHGLDSPQPSIRYTRNGCPEVLECDFIAGCDGFHGVSRPAIPAGVLKTHENVYPYAWLGILAQVAPSCDELVYASHERGFALLSMRSPQISRLYLQCAPEEDLNAWSDERIWKELQLRCATHADWTLKEGPILQKGITAMRSFLVEPMQYGRLFLLGDAAHIVPPTGAKGLNLAAADVRVLVQALEAFYKHGRQDLLARYSEVCLRRIWKAQRFSWWMTTTLHRSPEGDFINRIHLADLDYVTGSRAAATALAENYVGLPFD, translated from the coding sequence ATGCGTACCCAAGTCGGAATCATCGGAGCGGGCCCTTCGGGGCTGCTGCTGTCGCAATGGCTCCATCTCCAAGGCATCGAATCCGTCATTCTCGAAAATCGCGGCCGCGACTATTGCGAGAACCGCATCCGCGCCGGCGTCCTCGAACATGACGTCGCTGATTTGCTGGTGCACTTAGGTGCCGGCGAGCGCATGAAACGCGAAGGCCTGGTCCACGCCGGGATCTATCTGCGCTTTCGGGGGCGCGACCACCGCATCAACTTCGTGGAGCTCACCGGCGGGAAGACCATCACCGTTTACTCCCAGCACGATATCGTGAAGGACCTGATCGCCGCCCGTCTCCACGCCGGGGGGAAGATTTTCTTCGAAGTGCAGGACGTCAGCGTGCACGGTTTGGATTCGCCCCAGCCCTCCATCCGCTACACCCGCAACGGGTGCCCGGAGGTGCTGGAATGCGATTTCATCGCCGGCTGCGACGGCTTCCACGGGGTTTCCCGGCCCGCGATTCCCGCCGGGGTGCTCAAGACTCACGAAAACGTCTACCCGTACGCTTGGCTGGGGATTCTCGCGCAGGTGGCCCCGTCCTGCGACGAACTGGTCTATGCCAGCCACGAGCGCGGCTTCGCGCTTCTCAGCATGCGCTCCCCCCAGATTTCACGCCTGTATCTGCAATGCGCTCCCGAGGAAGACCTCAACGCCTGGTCAGATGAGCGCATCTGGAAGGAACTCCAGTTGCGCTGCGCAACTCACGCCGATTGGACGCTGAAGGAAGGTCCCATCCTGCAGAAGGGAATTACGGCCATGCGCAGCTTCCTCGTGGAGCCCATGCAATATGGCCGGCTCTTCCTCCTCGGGGACGCCGCGCACATCGTTCCCCCCACCGGCGCGAAGGGCCTGAATCTGGCCGCGGCCGACGTCCGCGTGCTCGTCCAGGCGCTCGAGGCCTTCTACAAACACGGCCGCCAGGACCTGCTGGCCCGCTACTCGGAAGTCTGCCTGCGCCGCATTTGGAAGGCGCAGCGCTTCTCCTGGTGGATGACCACTACGCTGCATCGCTCCCCGGAGGGTGATTTCATAAACCGGATTCACCTCGCGGATTTGGATTACGTCACCGGTTCCCGCGCCGCCGCCACAGCCCTGGCCGAAAATTACGTGGGCCTGCCGTTCGATTGA
- a CDS encoding FAD-dependent oxidoreductase: MDLDWLESNFPCMQACPVHTQAGRYVSLIAEGRYEEAYRYARSPNPFASVCGRVCGHPCEPACRRGKFDAPISIRALKRFLTERHGPESRNPVDVLSNQKQLVQREKVAIIGSGPAGLSAAHDLALLGYAVTVFDAAAVPGGMMHLGIPEYRLPRDVLQAQIREILELGPELKLNMRLGRDFSLADLRQQGYKAVLMAFGLHRSRDLNLPGNDLDGVVKGIDFLLNVNLGYRFSIGKQVVVIGGGNVAIDVARSAMREQQQKLVTDIAGVVLPNELTSSEMDVAMKEFMDVSRAALRMGAREVHLVCLESRAEMPASEEEIAEGLEEGIRMHPSLGPKQFVGKKGKLTGLEVIRCTSVFDEQHRFSPKFAEGTEHVIPCDTVILAIGQASDLSFLTPADGIEATRQGTLKINPETLMTTAPGIFAAGDIAFGPRLIINAVADGKKAAEQIDKYLRGAEWKPKSKYVRVTVLDHHEMAEHYDEYSRLPVPVIPLERRTGVAEVEVGFTEAQARAEATRCLKCWINTIFEGTEASGSECILCGGCVDVCPENCLRLVPLSQFAFTEETKTRLAEEADSRGMDLQHVAAEELGAAEGSVMVKDESVCIRCGLCAERCPVHTITMEAFEVVDHDPDLVSIEEMVLRP, translated from the coding sequence GTGGACCTGGACTGGCTGGAATCGAATTTCCCTTGCATGCAGGCCTGTCCGGTCCACACGCAGGCGGGGCGGTATGTTTCCTTGATCGCGGAAGGCCGCTACGAGGAAGCCTACCGCTACGCCCGTTCTCCCAATCCTTTTGCGTCGGTTTGCGGGCGGGTGTGCGGCCACCCCTGCGAACCGGCCTGCCGGCGCGGAAAATTCGACGCGCCCATCTCCATCCGCGCACTCAAGCGCTTTCTGACCGAGCGCCATGGGCCGGAATCGCGCAATCCAGTGGATGTGCTGTCCAATCAAAAGCAACTGGTGCAACGGGAAAAAGTGGCGATCATCGGTTCCGGACCGGCGGGCCTCTCGGCGGCGCACGATCTGGCGTTGCTGGGCTATGCGGTGACCGTTTTTGATGCGGCGGCGGTGCCCGGCGGCATGATGCACCTGGGCATTCCGGAATACCGCTTACCGCGCGACGTTCTGCAGGCGCAGATCCGCGAAATTCTGGAGCTCGGTCCGGAACTGAAGCTGAATATGCGCCTAGGGCGGGATTTTTCTCTCGCCGACCTGCGCCAGCAGGGCTATAAGGCCGTGCTGATGGCTTTCGGACTGCACCGCAGCCGGGATCTCAATCTGCCGGGCAACGATCTCGACGGGGTGGTCAAGGGCATCGATTTCCTGCTGAACGTAAACCTCGGCTACCGCTTCTCCATAGGCAAGCAGGTGGTGGTGATCGGCGGCGGCAACGTGGCCATTGACGTGGCGCGCTCGGCAATGCGCGAGCAGCAGCAGAAACTGGTGACTGACATAGCGGGTGTAGTGCTCCCCAACGAGCTGACGTCAAGTGAAATGGACGTAGCCATGAAGGAGTTCATGGACGTCTCGCGCGCCGCGCTGCGCATGGGGGCGCGCGAAGTGCATCTGGTCTGCCTGGAATCACGGGCGGAGATGCCCGCATCGGAAGAAGAGATCGCGGAGGGCCTGGAAGAAGGCATCCGCATGCACCCTTCGCTGGGCCCGAAGCAGTTTGTGGGAAAGAAGGGCAAGCTGACCGGGCTGGAAGTGATTCGCTGCACATCGGTCTTCGACGAGCAGCACCGGTTCAGTCCGAAGTTCGCGGAAGGCACGGAGCACGTCATTCCCTGCGACACGGTAATTCTGGCGATCGGGCAGGCTTCCGACCTGTCCTTTCTGACGCCCGCGGACGGGATCGAGGCTACGCGCCAGGGAACGCTGAAAATCAATCCGGAAACGCTGATGACCACGGCGCCGGGAATCTTCGCGGCAGGAGACATCGCCTTCGGGCCGCGGCTGATCATCAACGCCGTGGCCGACGGCAAGAAGGCGGCCGAGCAGATTGACAAGTACCTGCGCGGGGCGGAATGGAAGCCGAAGTCCAAGTACGTACGCGTGACGGTTCTTGATCACCACGAGATGGCCGAGCACTACGACGAATATTCGCGCCTGCCGGTTCCCGTGATTCCATTGGAACGGCGCACGGGAGTGGCCGAAGTCGAGGTGGGATTCACGGAAGCGCAGGCCCGCGCCGAAGCCACGCGCTGCCTGAAGTGCTGGATCAACACGATCTTCGAAGGCACGGAAGCCAGCGGCAGCGAATGCATTCTCTGCGGCGGGTGCGTGGACGTCTGTCCGGAAAACTGCCTGCGGCTGGTGCCGCTGAGCCAGTTTGCCTTTACGGAGGAGACCAAGACGCGGCTGGCGGAGGAGGCGGACTCCCGGGGCATGGATCTGCAGCACGTCGCGGCGGAGGAACTGGGCGCGGCTGAGGGTTCGGTGATGGTCAAGGACGAATCGGTGTGCATTCGCTGCGGCCTCTGCGCGGAGCGCTGCCCGGTACACACCATCACCATGGAAGCTTTCGAAGTGGTGGATCACGATCCGGATCTGGTATCCATTGAGGAGATGGTGCTTCGGCCATGA
- a CDS encoding prepilin-type N-terminal cleavage/methylation domain-containing protein, protein MRNGKTAQKLARYFPASTRKRGTTRASSAGFTLLELMIVIGIIAILAGIAIGSYRRSVQHAQEAALKSDLQTIRQAIEQYTIDKQAAPQSLEDIVAAKYLREIPTDPITHQKNWRLVFEDVVLSPDQATTGLTDVFSSSDQVSSDGTPYSTW, encoded by the coding sequence ATGCGGAATGGTAAAACGGCGCAGAAGCTCGCGCGCTACTTTCCCGCGTCAACCAGAAAGCGCGGCACGACGCGCGCTTCCAGCGCCGGCTTCACGCTCCTGGAATTGATGATCGTTATAGGGATCATCGCCATCCTGGCGGGGATCGCCATAGGGAGCTACCGCCGCAGCGTGCAGCATGCTCAGGAAGCAGCCTTGAAATCCGATCTGCAGACCATCCGCCAAGCCATCGAACAATACACGATAGACAAGCAAGCCGCCCCGCAGTCGCTGGAAGACATTGTGGCCGCGAAATACCTGCGGGAGATTCCCACGGATCCGATCACCCACCAGAAAAACTGGCGCCTGGTATTCGAGGACGTCGTCCTCAGTCCCGACCAGGCCACTACTGGACTGACCGATGTGTTCTCCAGTTCCGACCAAGTCTCTTCCGACGGCACGCCGTACAGCACCTGGTAA
- a CDS encoding ubiquinol-cytochrome c reductase iron-sulfur subunit gives MSDTKHPSSAGETPAEQRGNGITRRDFLNEVTLGALGIAGLGSVVVTYQYFSPNVLFEPSMTFRAGSPDLYPDNSVSFLQDQQVYIVRLPEGFYAVSAVCTHLGCITQWKPDLGIIACPCHGSKFKRDGTKIEGPAPRPLPHFAISLTADGDLLVDKLQVVQPKQVLKV, from the coding sequence ATGAGCGACACAAAACATCCGTCTTCTGCGGGCGAAACTCCCGCAGAGCAGCGGGGCAACGGCATAACGCGGCGCGACTTCCTGAACGAAGTCACGCTGGGCGCCCTGGGCATAGCGGGCCTGGGCTCCGTGGTGGTGACCTACCAATATTTTTCGCCCAATGTCCTGTTCGAGCCCTCGATGACATTCCGCGCCGGCAGCCCCGACCTGTATCCGGACAATTCCGTGAGCTTCCTCCAGGACCAGCAGGTCTACATTGTGCGCCTGCCGGAAGGCTTTTATGCGGTATCGGCGGTGTGCACGCACCTGGGCTGCATCACGCAGTGGAAGCCCGACCTAGGGATCATCGCCTGCCCCTGCCACGGCAGCAAATTCAAGCGGGACGGCACGAAGATTGAAGGGCCGGCGCCGCGCCCCTTGCCGCATTTTGCCATCAGCCTGACCGCCGATGGGGACCTGCTGGTGGATAAGCTGCAAGTCGTGCAACCGAAGCAAGTTCTGAAAGTCTGA
- a CDS encoding c-type cytochrome, translating to MAPEEMGKVSYRMRLVFAASSLLFVAVLAVSPVKDLLREWKHYKRGYLQFARTRPDTKRLTADYHPDLDQIWIPEMNVVDRCTSCHQGITQPTLADASVPQPYRAHPPIPHRVRDWGCTPCHRGQGVATEVAEAHETTLAWEQPILPGRYLQGACGSCHHDARPELPKLNRGRELLESHNCAGCHRLQDIERREMQGPDLTSVGTKVSRAWIYKWLKEPRTIVDDSGNVKVNGYETEESPRMPQFRLTEQELRDLSAYLSAQRSQPVAPYKFSPAVVAKWAKRPDVVDQGELRFRQMFCSTCHSFAVTRAGETTLIGGNIGPELTKVGSKVNPDWLVAWLRNPQGYLAHSKMPRYEWSDEDLFTVTRYIQAKLSDSDLLSDVPQLSAATTEEIASGKRIFSEKGCASCHAVGGSGTQKDFGPDLSALGSKNVSQLEFGTSKIPRNLISYIQAKITDPRSVNSAARMPQYNFNAADLDAITTALLSMTGPPATSALQKLTIPRANPQFQPAGEFARVYERYRCADCHKFNGYGGDLAPDLSYEGSRAQRQWIISFLKNPQTLRPTLTFRMPQFNMSDREAATLADYLSMVMQSPNVRQEAVSAKDLTPAQAALGKELYEVKYQCQSCHTIGSGGGYVGPNLNNAGNWLKPEWIAAWLSNPQALAPGTIEPRRSMTDGEIKALTAYLMTQRQSGGKAAQKHAAVHGTTPGGNGVAGQ from the coding sequence ATGGCGCCTGAAGAGATGGGCAAAGTTTCGTACCGCATGCGGCTGGTCTTTGCCGCCAGCAGCCTGCTCTTTGTGGCGGTGCTGGCGGTTTCCCCGGTCAAAGACCTGCTCCGCGAATGGAAGCACTACAAGCGCGGGTATTTGCAGTTCGCCAGGACGCGGCCGGACACCAAGCGCCTGACCGCGGATTACCACCCGGATCTCGACCAGATCTGGATCCCAGAGATGAACGTGGTGGACCGTTGCACCTCGTGCCATCAGGGAATCACGCAGCCGACGCTGGCGGATGCCTCCGTGCCGCAACCGTACCGGGCGCACCCGCCCATTCCACACCGCGTCCGGGATTGGGGCTGCACGCCCTGTCATCGCGGGCAGGGAGTGGCCACAGAAGTCGCCGAAGCGCATGAGACCACGCTGGCCTGGGAACAGCCGATCCTGCCGGGACGGTACTTGCAAGGGGCCTGCGGCTCGTGCCACCACGACGCCCGGCCGGAACTCCCGAAGCTGAATCGCGGAAGAGAGTTGCTGGAGAGCCACAACTGCGCGGGCTGCCACCGCCTGCAGGATATCGAGCGCCGAGAAATGCAGGGACCGGACCTGACCAGCGTGGGCACCAAGGTCAGCCGCGCATGGATCTACAAGTGGCTGAAAGAGCCGCGCACCATCGTGGACGATTCCGGAAACGTCAAGGTCAACGGCTACGAGACGGAAGAATCCCCGCGCATGCCGCAGTTCCGCCTGACCGAGCAAGAGCTGCGGGATCTTTCCGCATACCTCAGTGCGCAGCGCAGCCAGCCCGTGGCGCCGTACAAGTTCAGCCCCGCGGTGGTGGCCAAGTGGGCGAAGCGGCCCGACGTGGTGGACCAGGGCGAGCTGCGCTTCCGGCAGATGTTCTGCAGCACCTGCCACTCGTTTGCGGTCACCCGGGCGGGAGAGACCACACTCATCGGCGGCAACATTGGCCCGGAGTTGACCAAAGTCGGCAGCAAGGTGAATCCCGACTGGCTGGTGGCCTGGCTGCGCAACCCGCAGGGCTACCTGGCGCACAGCAAGATGCCGCGGTATGAATGGAGCGACGAGGACCTCTTCACGGTCACCCGCTACATCCAGGCCAAGCTCAGCGATTCCGACTTGCTCAGTGACGTGCCGCAACTCAGCGCGGCAACAACGGAAGAGATCGCGAGCGGCAAGAGGATCTTCTCCGAGAAGGGCTGCGCCAGCTGCCACGCCGTGGGAGGCAGCGGCACGCAGAAGGACTTCGGTCCGGATCTCTCGGCGCTGGGCAGCAAGAACGTTTCCCAGCTGGAGTTCGGCACGTCGAAGATACCGCGGAATCTGATCTCCTACATTCAGGCCAAGATCACCGACCCGCGTTCGGTGAATTCGGCCGCGCGCATGCCGCAATACAACTTCAATGCGGCCGACCTGGATGCCATCACCACTGCCCTGCTGAGCATGACCGGCCCGCCGGCCACCAGCGCTCTGCAGAAGCTGACCATTCCGCGGGCCAATCCGCAGTTCCAGCCCGCCGGGGAATTCGCCCGGGTCTACGAACGCTATCGGTGCGCGGATTGCCACAAATTCAACGGCTACGGCGGGGACCTGGCTCCCGACCTCAGCTATGAAGGCAGCCGCGCGCAGCGGCAGTGGATCATCAGCTTCCTGAAGAATCCGCAGACGCTACGCCCGACGCTGACCTTCCGCATGCCGCAGTTCAACATGAGCGACCGCGAGGCCGCCACCCTGGCCGATTATCTGAGCATGGTGATGCAGAGTCCAAACGTGAGGCAGGAGGCGGTGAGCGCGAAAGATCTGACGCCCGCACAGGCCGCACTGGGCAAGGAGCTCTACGAAGTGAAATACCAGTGCCAGTCCTGCCACACCATCGGATCCGGCGGGGGATACGTGGGGCCAAATCTGAACAACGCCGGCAACTGGCTGAAGCCGGAATGGATCGCGGCGTGGCTCAGCAACCCGCAGGCGCTGGCGCCGGGAACCATCGAGCCGCGCCGCAGCATGACGGACGGGGAGATCAAGGCGCTCACCGCGTACCTGATGACCCAGCGGCAGAGCGGCGGCAAGGCCGCGCAAAAGCACGCTGCGGTGCACGGCACCACGCCGGGCGGAAACGGGGTGGCCGGACAATGA